A single region of the Manihot esculenta cultivar AM560-2 chromosome 12, M.esculenta_v8, whole genome shotgun sequence genome encodes:
- the LOC110628024 gene encoding coniferyl alcohol acyltransferase, whose protein sequence is MGSGGDADFKVTVVRKEVVAAVLPLQEHWLPLSNLDLLLPPLDVGVFVCYKLRNQTVSFGSMVGVLKKAMAQILVSYYAFAGQVVANPLGEPELLCNNRGVDFFEAYADIELKELNLYNPDESVEGKLVPKKKDGVLSVQATELKCGGVVVACTFDHRIADAYSTNMFLVSWAEAAQSKPLSIVPSFRRSLLNPRRSAGCLDPFLDELFIPISSFSPPKDQPDDHLVSRIYYVKAHELTRLQSLASSNGYKRTKLESFGAFLWQLIAKCAIKNSTKISKMGIVVDGRCRLSDKTTAGKAIPTATYFGNVLSLPYVSKRVEELVENPMSWVANTVHNCLEKTATKEHFWGLIDWVEAHRPESAVSKIYTSSRDDGPAFVISSGQRFPVSKVDFGWGSPVFGSYHFPWGGTTGYVMPMPSPEENGDWVLYMHLFGEQLEFLETEAAHFFKPLNCDDYIN, encoded by the exons ATGGGTTCTGGAGGAGACGCCGATTTCAAAGTGACGGTGGTCAGGAAGGAGGTGGTGGCCGCAGTGCTGCCGCTGCAAGAACACTGGCTTCCACTCTCCAACCTGGACTTGCTCCTTCCTCCACTTGATGTTGGTGTTTTCGTTTGTTACAAGTTAAGGAATCAAACGGTGAGTTTTGGGTCCATGGTTGGGGTTCTGAAGAAGGCCATGGCTCAGATTCTGGTGTCCTACTATGCGTTTGCTGGTCAGGTTGTGGCTAACCCTTTGGGAGAGCCTGAGCTGCTTTGCAACAACCGTGGCGTGGACTTTTTTGAGGCTTATGCTGATATTGAGCTTAAAGAGCTCAACTTGTATAACCCTGATGAAAGCGTTGAAGGTAAACTCGTGCCTAAGAAGAAGGATGGTGTGCTTTCTGTCCAG GCAACAGAACTGAAATGCGGTGGCGTTGTAGTGGCATGCACATTCGACCACCGCATAGCAGATGCATACTCGACCAACATGTTTCTCGTATCATGGGCAGAGGCAGCTCAATCAAAGCCACTATCAATCGTTCCATCCTTCAGACGATCTTTGCTAAACCCTAGACGTTCTGCTGGTTGCTTGGACCCTTTTCTAGACGAACTCTTCATACCCATCTCCTCATTTTCACCTCCCAAAGATCAACCAGACGATCATCTTGTAAGTCGCATTTATTACGTTAAAGCCCACGAGCTTACTCGACTACAATCGCTTGCCAGCTCAAATGGGTACAAGAGGACCAAGCTTGAGTCTTTTGGTGCATTCTTGTGGCAATTAATCGCCAAGTGTGCTATCAAAAATAGCACAAAGATATCAAAAATGGGGATTGTTGTGGATGGAAGGTGTAGGTTAAGTGATAAAACAACTGCTGGGAAGGCAATACCAACGGCTACATATTTTGGAAATGTGCTTTCACTCCCATATGTAAGCAAACGAGTTGAAGAACTTGTTGAAAATCCGATGAGTTGGGTGGCAAACacagtccataattgcttggaaAAAACTGCGACAAAGGAGCATTTCTGGGGGCTGATTGATTGGGTAGAGGCTCACAGGCCAGAATCTGCAGTTTCTAAAATATATACTAGCAGTAGAGATGATGGACCAGCGTTTGTGATCTCGTCAGGGCAAAGATTTCCAGTTTCGAAGGTGGATTTTGGATGGGGTTCGCCGGTTTTTGGATCTTATCATTTTCCATGGGGAGGCACAACCGGATATGTAATGCCGATGCCAAGTCCGGAGGAGAACGGTGACTGGGTTTTGTACATGCACCTATTTGGAGAGCAACTTGAGTTCTTGGAGACTGAGGCTGCTCATTTTTTTAAGCCCTTGAATTGTGATGATTACATCAACTAG
- the LOC110628204 gene encoding probable inactive receptor kinase At5g10020 isoform X1, whose translation MSLGCFFLFFCSLFLLFYFTSSASQSDPSELRSLLEFKKGIQSDPLDRIVSAWNLSNLRNQSSCPVSWPGITCDSTTNSVTGIILDRLSLSGDLKFSTLLNLKSLQNLSLSGNHFTGRLVPTLGSMSSLQHLDLSDNEFSGPIPGRIAELWNLKYINLSRNGFEGGFPVGLPVPFRNLQQLRVLDLHSNKFRGNVREVLSELINLDYLDLSDNEFYGELGGLSVENVSGLANTVRFVNFSGNKLIGGFLKAEVIALFRSLEVLDLSNNGISGKLPSFESMLHLRVLQLRNNQLFGAIAEELLNGSMPIEELDLSGNGISDSIPGIQSTTLNILNLSSNGLSGPLPSFLKRCTVVDLSRNNLSGDMSVMQNWEATLEVLDLSSNMLSGSLPNLTSQFLRLSKLILRNNSLEGNLPLQLGESPGLSAIDLSLNQLSGPIPGGLFTSLTLSNLNLSRNQFTGPIPLQGSRVGELLILPSYPKMESLDLSYNSLTGGLPSDIGNLGSLKLLNLSNNGLSGELPIELSKLAYLQYLDLSGNKFKGKIPDKLPSSLIGFNVSYNDLSGTVPENLRTKFGISSFHPGNSLLVFPGGQPTTNSVPDQLPANSKHHSSKRGVTIGIIVGAIVATLTILVLLAYHRVQQKEFHGRSGFGGQTTVRDAKVERSARSSLFKFQSNVHRKPASLSFSNDHLLTSKSRSLSGQTEFANEIIEHDLPGGAAASSAPSDPNVLENYPTTSGRKSSPGSPLASSPHFVQPRDQSVKLDVYSPDRLAGELFFLDASLAFTAEELSRAPAEVLGRSSHGTLYKATLDGGHMLTVKWLRVGLVKHKKEFAKEVKRIGSIKHPNIVPLRAYYWGPREQERLLLADYIEGDSLALHLYETTPRRYSLLSFNQRLKVAADVARCLLYIHDRGMLHGNLKPTNILLEGPDYNVRLTDYGLHRLMTPAGIAEQILNLGALGYCAPELANASKAVPPSFKADVYAFGVILMELLTRRSAGDIISGQSGAVDLTDWVRLCDEEGRRMDCIDRDIASGEEPSKAMDDLLGISLRCILPVNERPNIRQVLEDLCSISV comes from the exons aTGAGTCTCGGTTGTTTCTTTCTGTTTTTTTGCTCTCTCTTTCTGCTCTTTTATTTCACTTCTTCAGCTTCTCAGTCCGATCCGTCGGAGCTCCGATCCTTACTTGAGTTCAAGAAGGGTATTCAGTCCGACCCGCTTGATAGAATCGTCTCAGCATGGAACTTATCCAATCTACGGAACCAGAGCTCCTGCCCCGTTTCTTGGCCCGGCATCACCTGCGACTCGACTACCAATTCAGTCACCGGCATTATCCTCGACCGCCTGAGTCTTTCCGGTGACCTCAAGTTTTCTACTTTGCTCAACCTTAAGTCTCTTCAGAACTTGTCTCTCTCTGGTAACCACTTCACTGGTCGACTTGTACCCACATTGGGTTCCATGAGCTCACTCCAGCACTTGGATCTGTCAGATAACGAATTTTCTGGTCCGATCCCGGGTCGGATCGCTGAGTTATGGAACTTGAAGTACATAAATTTGTCAAGAAATGGTTTTGAAGGCGGGTTTCCGGTTGGGTTGCCAGTCCCGTTCAGAAATTTGCAGCAATTGAGAGTATTGGATTTGCATTCCAATAAATTTAGAGGAAATGTTCGTGAGGTGTTAAGTGAATTGATTAATTTGGATTACTTGGATTTGAGCGATAATGAGTTCTATGGTGAGCTTGGTGGCCTTAGTGTGGAGAACGTGTCCGGTTTGGCTAATACGGTGCGTTTCGTCAACTTCAGCGGAAATAAGTTGATCGGTGGGTTCTTGAAAGCAGAGGTGATTGCACTATTTAGGAGTCTGGAGGTTTTGGATTTAAGTAACAATGGGATTAGTGGGAAGTTGCCTTCATTTGAGTCTATGCTTCATTTGAGGGTTTTGCAATTGCGAAATAATCAGTTGTTTGGGGCTATTGCTGAGGAATTGTTAAATGGGTCGATGCcaattgaagaattggatcttaGTGGCAATGGAATTTCAG ATTCTATTCCTGGAATTCAATCTACAACTCTGAATATTTTGAATCTCTCTTCAAATGGTTTATCTGGTCCTTTGCCCAGTTTTCTTAAGAGATGTACAGTTGTGGATCTGAGTAGAAATAATCTCTCCGGTGACATGTCTGTTATGCAGAATTGGGAAGCCACACTAGAGGTTCTTGATTTGAGTTCAAATATGTTGTCAGGAAGTTTACCAAACTTAACTTCTCAGTTTCTTAGATTAAGTAAACTTATTCTTAGAAATAATTCCCTAGAAGGAAACTTGCCCCTTCAATTGGGGGAGAGTCCAGGATTGTCTGCAATTGATCTCAGTTTAAATCAACTTAGTGGGCCAATTCCAGGTGGTTTATTTACTTCATTGACCTTGTCAAacctaaatctttcaagaaatCAGTTTACAGGACCAATTCCACTGCAAGGCTCACGAGTGGGTGAATTATTAATTTTGCCTTCTTATCCAAAAATGGAGTCTCTTGATCTTTCCTACAATTCCTTGACAGGTGGGTTGCCTTCGGACATAGGTAACCTGGGAAGTCTCAAATTGCTGAATCTCTCAAACAATGGGTTATCAGGAGAGCTGCCAATTGAATTGAGCAAACTTGCTTACTTGCAGTACCTTGATTTATCTGGCAACAAATTTAAGGGTAAAATCCCTGATAAGCTTCCATCCAGCCTAATTGGATTCAATGTGTCCTATAATGATCTAAGTGGCACTGTTCCAGAAAACTTGAGAACAAAATTTGGCATTTCTTCATTTCATCCTGGAAATTCATTGCTGGTCTTTCCAGGTGGCCAGCCAACAACAAATTCCGTTCCAGATCAGCTTCCTGCCAATAGTAAACATCATAGTTCAAAACGTGGTGTTACAATAGGAATAATTGTTGGTGCAATTGTAGCTACTCTGACCATTTTGGTTTTACTGGCCTATCACCGGGTACAGCAAAAAGAATTTCATGGAAGAAGTGGATTTGGTGGCCAAACTACGGTGAGAGATGCTAAAGTTGAAAGATCCGCAAGATCTTCTCTTTTCAAATTCCAATCAAATGTTCATCGCAAACCAGCCTCATTGAGTTTTTCTAATGATCACTTGCTTACTTCAAAATCAAGGTCATTATCTGGGCAgacagagtttgcaaatgaaattATTGAGCATGATTTACCTGGGGGTGCGGCAGCCAGCTCAGCACCTTCCGATCCTAATGTGCTAGAGAATTATCCCACAACCTCTGGAAGGAAATCCTCCCCAGGCTCTCCATTGGCTTCCTCACCCCATTTTGTTCAGCCACGTGACCAATCTGTAAAGTTGGACGTCTATTCACCAGATCGGCTGGCTGGAGAACTATTCTTCCTTGATGCTTCTCTAGCATTTACTGCAGAGGAGTTATCTCGAGCCCCGGCAGAAGTTCTTGGCAGAAGCAGCCATGGAACTCTATACAAAGCTACTCTAGATGGTGGACATATGTTGACTGTGAAGTGGCTGCGGGTGGGGCTGGTTAAACATAAGAAAGAATTTGCTAAGGAAGTTAAAAGAATAGGATCTATAAAGCATCCAAATATTGTTCCATTGCGAGCTTATTATTGGGGCCCTAGAGAGCAAGAGAGACTTCTCCTAGCAGACTATATTGAGGGAGACAGCTTGGCCCTCCATCTGTATG AGACCACACCTCGGAGGTACTCACTGTTATCGTTCAACCAAAGACTAAAGGTTGCTGCTGATGTTGCTCGTTGTCTGTTGTACATTCATGATAGAGGAATGCTCCATGGGAATTTGAAGCCAACAAATATACTTCTGGAAGGTCCAGATTATAATGTTCGGCTTACCGATTATGGCCTTCACCGCCTGATGACACCTGCTGGCATTGCGGAGCAGATACTGAATCTTGGAGCACTAGGATACTGTGCTCCAGAACTTGCTAATGCATCTAAAGCAGTCCCTCCTTCATTCAAggctgatgtgtatgcatttgGAGTTATCTTGATGGAATTGTTAACCAGAAGAAGCGCTGGCGATATCATATCGGGGCAATCAGGAGCGGTTGATCTTACAGATTGGGTTCGGCTGTGTGATGAAGAAGGTAGACGGATGGACTGTATTGACAGAGATATTGCAAGTGGAGAAGAACCATCAAAAGCAATGGATGATTTGCTGGGTATTTCACTAAGGTGTATTCTCCCTGTAAATGAGAGACCTAACATCAGACAAGTCTTGGAGGATCTCTGTTCTATATCTGTTTGA
- the LOC110628204 gene encoding probable inactive receptor kinase At5g10020 isoform X2: MSLGCFFLFFCSLFLLFYFTSSASQSDPSELRSLLEFKKGIQSDPLDRIVSAWNLSNLRNQSSCPVSWPGITCDSTTNSVTGIILDRLSLSGDLKFSTLLNLKSLQNLSLSGNHFTGRLVPTLGSMSSLQHLDLSDNEFSGPIPGRIAELWNLKYINLSRNGFEGGFPVGLPVPFRNLQQLRVLDLHSNKFRGNVREVLSELINLDYLDLSDNEFYGELGGLSVENVSGLANTVRFVNFSGNKLIGGFLKAEVIALFRSLEVLDLSNNGISGKLPSFESMLHLRVLQLRNNQLFGAIAEELLNGSMPIEELDLSGNGISDSIPGIQSTTLNILNLSSNGLSGPLPSFLKRCTVVDLSRNNLSGDMSVMQNWEATLEVLDLSSNMLSGSLPNLTSQFLRLSKLILRNNSLEGNLPLQLGESPGLSAIDLSLNQLSGPIPGGLFTSLTLSNLNLSRNQFTGPIPLQGSRVGELLILPSYPKMESLDLSYNSLTGGLPSDIGNLGSLKLLNLSNNGLSGELPIELSKLAYLQYLDLSGNKFKGKIPDKLPSSLIGFNVSYNDLSGTVPENLRTKFGISSFHPGNSLLVFPGGQPTTNSVPDQLPANSKHHSSKRGVTIGIIVGAIVATLTILVLLAYHRVQQKEFHGRSGFGGQTTVRDAKVERSARSSLFKFQSNVHRKPASLSFSNDHLLTSKSRSLSGQTEFANEIIEHDLPGGAAASSAPSDPNVLENYPTTSGRKSSPGSPLASSPHFVQPRDQSVKLDVYSPDRLAGELFFLDASLAFTAEELSRAPAEVLGRSSHGTLYKATLDGGHMLTVKWLRVGLVKHKKEFAKEVKRIGSIKHPNIVPLRAYYWGPREQERLLLADYIEGDSLALHLYGCWEKDLHYCCVLAVLWFFKLSF, encoded by the exons aTGAGTCTCGGTTGTTTCTTTCTGTTTTTTTGCTCTCTCTTTCTGCTCTTTTATTTCACTTCTTCAGCTTCTCAGTCCGATCCGTCGGAGCTCCGATCCTTACTTGAGTTCAAGAAGGGTATTCAGTCCGACCCGCTTGATAGAATCGTCTCAGCATGGAACTTATCCAATCTACGGAACCAGAGCTCCTGCCCCGTTTCTTGGCCCGGCATCACCTGCGACTCGACTACCAATTCAGTCACCGGCATTATCCTCGACCGCCTGAGTCTTTCCGGTGACCTCAAGTTTTCTACTTTGCTCAACCTTAAGTCTCTTCAGAACTTGTCTCTCTCTGGTAACCACTTCACTGGTCGACTTGTACCCACATTGGGTTCCATGAGCTCACTCCAGCACTTGGATCTGTCAGATAACGAATTTTCTGGTCCGATCCCGGGTCGGATCGCTGAGTTATGGAACTTGAAGTACATAAATTTGTCAAGAAATGGTTTTGAAGGCGGGTTTCCGGTTGGGTTGCCAGTCCCGTTCAGAAATTTGCAGCAATTGAGAGTATTGGATTTGCATTCCAATAAATTTAGAGGAAATGTTCGTGAGGTGTTAAGTGAATTGATTAATTTGGATTACTTGGATTTGAGCGATAATGAGTTCTATGGTGAGCTTGGTGGCCTTAGTGTGGAGAACGTGTCCGGTTTGGCTAATACGGTGCGTTTCGTCAACTTCAGCGGAAATAAGTTGATCGGTGGGTTCTTGAAAGCAGAGGTGATTGCACTATTTAGGAGTCTGGAGGTTTTGGATTTAAGTAACAATGGGATTAGTGGGAAGTTGCCTTCATTTGAGTCTATGCTTCATTTGAGGGTTTTGCAATTGCGAAATAATCAGTTGTTTGGGGCTATTGCTGAGGAATTGTTAAATGGGTCGATGCcaattgaagaattggatcttaGTGGCAATGGAATTTCAG ATTCTATTCCTGGAATTCAATCTACAACTCTGAATATTTTGAATCTCTCTTCAAATGGTTTATCTGGTCCTTTGCCCAGTTTTCTTAAGAGATGTACAGTTGTGGATCTGAGTAGAAATAATCTCTCCGGTGACATGTCTGTTATGCAGAATTGGGAAGCCACACTAGAGGTTCTTGATTTGAGTTCAAATATGTTGTCAGGAAGTTTACCAAACTTAACTTCTCAGTTTCTTAGATTAAGTAAACTTATTCTTAGAAATAATTCCCTAGAAGGAAACTTGCCCCTTCAATTGGGGGAGAGTCCAGGATTGTCTGCAATTGATCTCAGTTTAAATCAACTTAGTGGGCCAATTCCAGGTGGTTTATTTACTTCATTGACCTTGTCAAacctaaatctttcaagaaatCAGTTTACAGGACCAATTCCACTGCAAGGCTCACGAGTGGGTGAATTATTAATTTTGCCTTCTTATCCAAAAATGGAGTCTCTTGATCTTTCCTACAATTCCTTGACAGGTGGGTTGCCTTCGGACATAGGTAACCTGGGAAGTCTCAAATTGCTGAATCTCTCAAACAATGGGTTATCAGGAGAGCTGCCAATTGAATTGAGCAAACTTGCTTACTTGCAGTACCTTGATTTATCTGGCAACAAATTTAAGGGTAAAATCCCTGATAAGCTTCCATCCAGCCTAATTGGATTCAATGTGTCCTATAATGATCTAAGTGGCACTGTTCCAGAAAACTTGAGAACAAAATTTGGCATTTCTTCATTTCATCCTGGAAATTCATTGCTGGTCTTTCCAGGTGGCCAGCCAACAACAAATTCCGTTCCAGATCAGCTTCCTGCCAATAGTAAACATCATAGTTCAAAACGTGGTGTTACAATAGGAATAATTGTTGGTGCAATTGTAGCTACTCTGACCATTTTGGTTTTACTGGCCTATCACCGGGTACAGCAAAAAGAATTTCATGGAAGAAGTGGATTTGGTGGCCAAACTACGGTGAGAGATGCTAAAGTTGAAAGATCCGCAAGATCTTCTCTTTTCAAATTCCAATCAAATGTTCATCGCAAACCAGCCTCATTGAGTTTTTCTAATGATCACTTGCTTACTTCAAAATCAAGGTCATTATCTGGGCAgacagagtttgcaaatgaaattATTGAGCATGATTTACCTGGGGGTGCGGCAGCCAGCTCAGCACCTTCCGATCCTAATGTGCTAGAGAATTATCCCACAACCTCTGGAAGGAAATCCTCCCCAGGCTCTCCATTGGCTTCCTCACCCCATTTTGTTCAGCCACGTGACCAATCTGTAAAGTTGGACGTCTATTCACCAGATCGGCTGGCTGGAGAACTATTCTTCCTTGATGCTTCTCTAGCATTTACTGCAGAGGAGTTATCTCGAGCCCCGGCAGAAGTTCTTGGCAGAAGCAGCCATGGAACTCTATACAAAGCTACTCTAGATGGTGGACATATGTTGACTGTGAAGTGGCTGCGGGTGGGGCTGGTTAAACATAAGAAAGAATTTGCTAAGGAAGTTAAAAGAATAGGATCTATAAAGCATCCAAATATTGTTCCATTGCGAGCTTATTATTGGGGCCCTAGAGAGCAAGAGAGACTTCTCCTAGCAGACTATATTGAGGGAGACAGCTTGGCCCTCCATCTGTATG GGTGTTGGGAAAAGGATTTACATTATTGCTGCGTTTTGGCTGTTTTATGGTTTTTCAAGTTATCTTTTTGA